Proteins encoded together in one uncultured Flavobacterium sp. window:
- the galE gene encoding UDP-glucose 4-epimerase GalE: MKVLVTGGLGFIGSHTVVELQNEGFEVVIIDNLSNSSEDVLKGITAITGKTPLFEKIDLREKSAVRDFFKKHNDVTGVIHFAASKAVGESVEQPLLYYENNIASLVYLLQELQQKSEASFIFSSSCTVYGQAEKMPITEDAPVQTAMSPYGNTKQIGEEIITDTAKVTNISAILLRYFNPVGAHSSTEIGELPLGVPQNLVPFITQTGVGLRQELSVFGDDYPTSDGTAVRDYIHVVDLAKAHVIALQRLLNKKNLAKVETFNLGTGKGSSVLEVIHSFEKVSDKKLPYVIKPRREGDITEAYANTDKANNVLGWKAELSLDEAMASAWKWEQKVRS; this comes from the coding sequence ATGAAAGTATTAGTAACAGGAGGGCTAGGATTTATTGGTTCTCACACCGTAGTCGAATTGCAAAATGAAGGCTTTGAAGTTGTGATAATTGATAACCTTTCAAATTCTTCAGAAGATGTCTTAAAAGGGATTACAGCCATTACAGGAAAAACGCCTTTATTCGAAAAAATTGATTTAAGAGAAAAAAGTGCCGTTCGGGATTTCTTTAAAAAACATAACGATGTTACTGGAGTAATTCATTTTGCGGCTTCAAAAGCAGTTGGAGAAAGTGTTGAACAACCTTTGTTGTATTACGAAAACAATATTGCTTCGTTGGTGTATTTGTTACAGGAATTGCAGCAAAAATCTGAGGCAAGCTTTATTTTTAGCTCGTCTTGCACAGTTTATGGTCAAGCCGAAAAAATGCCAATTACAGAAGATGCTCCGGTTCAGACAGCGATGTCTCCTTATGGAAATACAAAACAAATAGGAGAAGAAATTATTACAGATACTGCTAAGGTTACTAATATCAGTGCAATTTTATTGCGTTATTTTAATCCGGTTGGAGCGCATTCTTCAACAGAAATTGGAGAATTGCCTTTAGGAGTTCCTCAAAACTTAGTTCCGTTTATTACGCAAACCGGAGTAGGATTGCGTCAGGAATTATCAGTTTTTGGAGATGATTATCCAACATCAGACGGAACTGCGGTTCGTGATTATATTCACGTTGTAGATTTGGCTAAAGCACACGTAATTGCATTACAGCGTTTATTGAATAAAAAGAATTTAGCGAAAGTAGAAACCTTTAATTTAGGAACCGGAAAAGGAAGTTCAGTTCTGGAAGTAATTCATAGTTTCGAAAAAGTAAGCGATAAAAAATTACCATACGTAATTAAGCCAAGACGCGAAGGTGATATCACCGAAGCTTATGCAAACACAGATAAAGCAAACAATGTTTTAGGCTGGAAAGCAGAATTAAGTTTAGACGAAGCAATGGCTAGCGCCTGGAAATGGGAGCAAAAAGTTCGCTCTTAA
- a CDS encoding DegT/DnrJ/EryC1/StrS family aminotransferase, whose amino-acid sequence MKKIQMVDLKSQYEKIKTTVDASIQEVLDTNTYINGPLVHQFQKNLEDYLGAKHVIPCANGTDALQVAMMGLDLKPGDEVITADFTFAATVEVIALLQLTPVLVDVDMTNMNIDIDAIKKAITPKTKAIVPVHLFGRAANMDAIMEIATEHNLYVIEDNAQAIGADYISKSGVKSKVGVIGHVAATSFFPSKNLGCYGDGGAIFTNDDKLAHIIRGIVNHGMYERYHHDVVGVNSRLDSIQAGVLNAKLPLLDEYNKARRLAASKYNAAFAGNAHIITPEFDANENDHVFHQYVLRIIDADRDALMQHLLDKAIPCAIYYPIPLHSQKAYIDTRYKEEQFPVTNQLVKEVIALPMHTELDDEQIKFITDSVLEFLNK is encoded by the coding sequence ATGAAAAAAATTCAAATGGTTGACTTAAAGAGTCAATATGAAAAAATAAAAACGACTGTTGATGCATCAATTCAAGAGGTTTTAGATACAAATACTTATATAAACGGGCCTTTAGTACATCAATTTCAAAAAAATCTTGAAGACTATTTAGGAGCAAAACATGTAATTCCGTGTGCAAATGGTACAGATGCGTTGCAAGTAGCAATGATGGGATTAGATTTAAAACCAGGTGATGAGGTAATTACTGCCGATTTTACTTTTGCTGCAACTGTTGAGGTTATTGCTTTATTGCAATTAACGCCAGTTTTAGTTGATGTTGATATGACAAATATGAACATCGATATTGATGCAATTAAAAAAGCAATTACGCCAAAAACGAAAGCAATTGTTCCTGTGCACTTATTTGGACGCGCTGCTAATATGGATGCGATTATGGAAATCGCTACCGAGCATAATTTATATGTAATCGAAGATAATGCGCAAGCAATTGGAGCTGATTATATTTCTAAATCTGGAGTAAAAAGCAAAGTAGGAGTGATTGGTCATGTTGCTGCAACTTCATTTTTCCCGTCTAAAAACTTAGGCTGTTACGGTGATGGAGGAGCAATTTTTACAAACGATGATAAATTGGCGCACATTATCCGTGGAATCGTAAATCACGGAATGTATGAGCGTTACCATCACGATGTTGTGGGAGTAAATTCACGTTTAGACAGTATTCAGGCAGGAGTTTTGAATGCAAAACTACCTTTGTTAGATGAATACAATAAAGCGCGTCGTTTGGCGGCTTCAAAATACAATGCAGCTTTTGCAGGAAATGCACATATTATAACACCGGAATTTGATGCAAACGAAAATGATCACGTTTTTCATCAATATGTATTGAGAATTATAGATGCGGATAGAGATGCTTTGATGCAACATTTGTTGGATAAAGCGATTCCGTGCGCAATTTATTACCCAATTCCGTTACATTCACAAAAAGCTTATATTGATACTCGTTATAAAGAAGAGCAATTTCCTGTTACCAATCAATTAGTAAAAGAAGTTATTGCTTTGCCAATGCATACAGAACTTGACGATGAGCAAATTAAATTTATTACAGATTCTGTTTTAGAATTTTTAAATAAATAA
- a CDS encoding DUF1508 domain-containing protein gives MGAFVISKRFNDEYKFVFTSRKGKVIFTSLSYELKFEGEEDIEKFKANVDQAKFLKFKGSGGKYFFKLMLGEVHFATSRKYTTELLLQKGIKEIVTYASKAEILDFSSSESIFEDELVEEEVEE, from the coding sequence ATGGGTGCTTTTGTAATTAGTAAAAGATTTAATGATGAATATAAATTCGTGTTTACTTCTAGAAAAGGCAAAGTGATCTTTACAAGTTTAAGTTATGAATTGAAGTTTGAGGGTGAAGAGGATATTGAGAAGTTTAAAGCGAATGTTGATCAGGCTAAATTTTTAAAATTTAAAGGCTCTGGAGGAAAGTATTTCTTTAAATTAATGTTGGGGGAGGTTCACTTCGCAACAAGTCGAAAATACACAACAGAATTGCTTTTGCAGAAAGGAATTAAAGAAATAGTGACTTATGCTTCAAAAGCAGAAATTTTGGATTTTTCTTCAAGTGAATCTATTTTTGAGGATGAATTGGTTGAGGAAGAGGTTGAGGAATAG
- a CDS encoding glycosyltransferase N-terminal domain-containing protein yields MLFLYNLVVSIAGFFLKIVALFSPKIKLFIEGRKNVFTILEDKIKPTDKTIWFHSASLGEYEQGLPVIEEIKKKHPSHKIIVTFFSPSGYEVRKNNTVADVTIYLPLDTKSNAKKFLKLAHPELAFFIKYEFWLNYLKELENSKTPTYLISGIFRDNQMFFKWYGGFYRKALNAFTYFFVQNEASKEKIESLGFQNVTVSGDTRFDRVNAILERDNKLDFIENFKNNIPTIIIGSSWPKDETLLVEYINNAPENVKFIIAPHNIKTDQISGLKSQITKSTVLFSEKQGLDLSNYQVFIIDTVGLLTKIYSYGTIAYVGGGFGNPGIHNILEPATFGIPIIIGPNYSNFAEAVELVNLGGCVVISNVDELKQNLDRLLTDESFFREKSQICKSYIQDHKGATNSIMKIVS; encoded by the coding sequence ATGCTTTTTCTATACAATTTAGTTGTTTCTATTGCGGGGTTTTTTCTGAAAATTGTAGCTCTTTTTAGTCCGAAAATTAAGCTTTTCATAGAAGGTCGGAAAAACGTTTTTACTATTTTAGAAGATAAAATAAAACCTACAGACAAAACTATCTGGTTTCATTCCGCTTCACTTGGCGAATACGAACAAGGTTTACCTGTAATTGAAGAAATCAAGAAAAAACATCCTTCCCATAAAATCATTGTTACTTTTTTCTCGCCTTCAGGTTATGAAGTCCGCAAAAACAATACCGTTGCCGACGTTACTATATATTTACCTTTAGACACAAAAAGCAACGCAAAAAAGTTTCTAAAACTTGCACATCCTGAATTGGCCTTTTTTATTAAATATGAATTCTGGCTCAATTATTTAAAAGAATTAGAAAACAGCAAAACTCCCACTTATTTAATTTCCGGAATCTTCAGAGACAATCAGATGTTTTTTAAATGGTATGGTGGTTTCTATAGAAAAGCATTAAACGCATTCACCTACTTTTTTGTTCAAAACGAAGCTTCTAAAGAAAAAATTGAATCTCTCGGATTTCAAAATGTTACGGTTTCCGGCGATACTCGTTTTGATCGTGTCAATGCTATTTTGGAAAGAGATAACAAGCTTGATTTTATTGAAAACTTCAAAAACAATATACCTACTATAATAATAGGAAGCTCATGGCCAAAAGATGAAACTCTTTTAGTCGAATACATTAATAACGCACCGGAGAATGTAAAATTTATTATTGCTCCACATAACATCAAAACTGATCAGATATCAGGTCTTAAATCGCAAATCACTAAATCGACTGTGTTATTTTCAGAAAAACAAGGTCTTGACTTATCAAATTACCAAGTCTTTATTATTGACACTGTAGGATTATTAACAAAGATTTATAGTTACGGAACTATTGCTTATGTTGGCGGCGGTTTTGGCAACCCGGGAATCCACAATATTCTGGAACCTGCAACGTTTGGAATTCCAATTATAATTGGCCCTAATTATTCTAATTTTGCTGAAGCTGTTGAATTAGTTAATCTTGGCGGCTGTGTTGTAATATCTAATGTAGACGAATTAAAACAAAACCTTGATCGTTTACTGACTGATGAAAGTTTTTTTAGAGAAAAAAGCCAAATCTGCAAGTCGTACATTCAAGACCATAAGGGTGCCACAAATAGCATTATGAAAATCGTTTCGTAG
- the mutS gene encoding DNA mismatch repair protein MutS, with amino-acid sequence MAAKEKVVKETPLMKQYNEIKRKYPDACLLFRVGDFYETFGEDAIRASKILGITLTKRGAGSETETALAGFPHHSVNTYLPKLVKAGLRVAICDQLEDPKMTKTIVKRGVTELVTPGVSLNDEVLQSKTNNFLASVYFANKNIGVSFLDVSTGEFLTAQGNAEYIDKLLQNFNPSEILVPKNNKGDFRASFGEDFHTFYLEDWIYKEDYALETLTKHFQTVSLKGFGIEELKEGIIASGAILYYLSETQHNRVQHITAIHRIAEDAYVWMDRFTIRNLELYHSYNPNAVTLLDVVDRTLSPMGGRLLKRWLALPLKDSVKIKGRHDVVSYLKSDPEVLQNIQYQIKQISDLERLISKIAAGKVSPREIVYLKESLDAIIPIKTLALASKQEAVKVIGDSLHACDLLREKIKITLNQDAPVAIAKGNAIAKGISEELDDLRAISTSGKEFLEGIEKRESERTGISSLKISFNNVFGYYIEVRNTHKDKVPTEWIRKQTLVNAERYITEELKEYETKILGAEEKIHKIESELFEQLIAWIATYIKPVQMNANLVAQLDCLCSFTQLAIENQYVCPEIDDTFELEIKNGRHPVIEKQLPVGTPYIANDVFLDRETQQIIMITGPNMSGKSAILRQTALIVLLAQMGSFVPADSVRMGIVDKIFTRVGASDNISMGESTFMVEMNETASILNNISDRSLVLLDEIGRGTSTYDGISIAWAIAEFLHEHPSRPKTLFATHYHELNEMHESLPRIQNYNVAVKELKDTVLFIRKLVKGGSAHSFGIHVAKMAGMPQIVILKAQKLLKKLEKNHSSDALNGVKSAADEMQMSFFNLDDPLLEEIKEEILSLDINAITPVEALMKLNEIKRMLVKK; translated from the coding sequence TTGGCAGCGAAAGAGAAAGTGGTGAAAGAAACACCCTTAATGAAACAGTACAACGAAATCAAGAGAAAATATCCTGATGCATGTTTGCTTTTTAGAGTGGGGGATTTTTATGAAACCTTTGGAGAAGATGCCATTAGAGCATCTAAAATCCTTGGTATAACCTTGACAAAAAGAGGTGCGGGATCTGAAACAGAAACTGCTCTGGCGGGTTTTCCACATCATTCTGTTAATACATATTTGCCAAAACTGGTTAAAGCCGGACTTCGTGTAGCGATTTGCGATCAGCTTGAAGATCCAAAAATGACCAAAACTATTGTGAAACGTGGCGTTACTGAATTGGTAACTCCCGGAGTTTCTTTAAATGATGAAGTTTTACAATCAAAAACAAACAACTTTTTAGCATCAGTTTATTTTGCTAATAAAAATATCGGAGTTTCTTTTCTGGATGTTTCGACCGGTGAGTTTTTAACAGCTCAGGGAAATGCTGAATATATAGATAAATTATTGCAGAATTTTAATCCTAGCGAAATTCTGGTTCCAAAGAACAATAAAGGAGATTTTAGAGCCTCTTTTGGAGAAGATTTTCATACTTTTTATCTGGAAGACTGGATCTATAAAGAAGATTACGCATTAGAGACTTTGACAAAACATTTTCAGACTGTTTCCTTAAAAGGATTTGGGATTGAAGAGTTAAAAGAAGGAATTATTGCTTCAGGAGCAATTCTGTATTATTTGTCAGAAACACAACATAATCGAGTACAGCATATTACGGCGATTCATCGTATTGCAGAAGATGCTTACGTTTGGATGGATCGTTTTACGATTAGAAACTTAGAATTGTATCATAGTTATAATCCAAACGCTGTTACACTTTTAGATGTTGTTGACAGAACGCTTTCGCCAATGGGAGGACGTTTGTTGAAACGTTGGTTGGCTCTGCCATTAAAAGATAGTGTTAAAATAAAAGGGCGTCACGATGTGGTTTCCTATCTAAAATCAGATCCTGAAGTTTTACAAAATATTCAATATCAAATTAAACAAATTTCAGATTTAGAGCGTTTGATCTCTAAAATTGCTGCAGGAAAAGTTTCTCCTCGTGAAATTGTTTATTTAAAAGAATCTTTGGATGCTATTATTCCGATAAAAACCTTGGCTTTGGCAAGTAAGCAAGAAGCGGTAAAAGTTATCGGAGACAGTTTGCATGCCTGTGATCTTTTAAGAGAAAAAATCAAAATAACTTTAAATCAGGACGCTCCCGTAGCGATTGCAAAAGGAAATGCAATTGCAAAAGGAATTAGTGAAGAATTAGACGATTTACGCGCTATTTCGACGTCGGGAAAAGAGTTTTTGGAAGGAATCGAAAAAAGAGAGTCTGAAAGAACAGGAATTTCTTCTTTGAAAATCTCTTTCAATAATGTTTTTGGATATTATATCGAAGTTAGAAATACGCATAAAGATAAAGTGCCAACAGAATGGATTCGTAAACAAACCTTAGTAAATGCAGAGCGTTATATTACTGAAGAACTAAAAGAATACGAAACAAAGATTCTGGGTGCCGAAGAAAAAATTCATAAAATTGAAAGTGAGCTTTTTGAGCAATTAATTGCCTGGATTGCTACTTATATTAAGCCAGTTCAAATGAATGCTAATTTGGTGGCGCAGTTAGATTGTTTGTGTTCGTTTACGCAATTGGCAATCGAAAATCAATATGTGTGTCCTGAAATTGATGATACATTTGAGTTAGAAATCAAAAACGGACGTCATCCTGTAATTGAAAAGCAATTGCCGGTTGGAACTCCTTATATTGCTAATGATGTTTTTCTGGACAGAGAAACGCAGCAAATTATAATGATTACAGGGCCTAATATGTCCGGTAAATCGGCTATTTTAAGACAAACTGCCTTAATCGTATTATTGGCTCAAATGGGAAGTTTTGTTCCGGCTGACAGTGTACGAATGGGAATTGTAGATAAAATCTTTACCAGAGTAGGAGCGTCGGATAATATCTCGATGGGAGAATCTACTTTTATGGTCGAAATGAATGAGACCGCTTCTATTTTGAATAATATATCAGATCGTAGTTTGGTATTATTAGATGAAATTGGAAGAGGAACCAGTACTTATGATGGAATTTCAATTGCGTGGGCTATTGCTGAGTTTTTACATGAACATCCATCAAGGCCTAAAACGTTATTTGCAACGCATTATCATGAATTAAACGAAATGCATGAATCGTTGCCAAGAATTCAGAATTATAATGTTGCAGTGAAGGAACTAAAAGATACGGTTCTTTTTATTAGAAAGCTGGTAAAAGGCGGAAGTGCTCATAGTTTTGGAATTCATGTGGCAAAAATGGCGGGAATGCCTCAAATTGTAATTTTGAAAGCGCAAAAGCTGTTGAAGAAATTAGAGAAGAATCATTCAAGTGACGCCTTAAACGGAGTGAAATCTGCGGCGGACGAAATGCAAATGAGTTTCTTTAATTTAGATGATCCTTTATTAGAAGAAATAAAAGAAGAGATTCTGAGTCTTGATATAAATGCAATCACGCCTGTTGAAGCGTTGATGAAGCTAAATGAGATTAAAAGAATGTTGGTTAAAAAATAA
- the fabD gene encoding ACP S-malonyltransferase, giving the protein MKAYVFPGQGAQFTGMGKDLYESSALAKELFEKANEILGFRITDIMFEGTAEELKETKVTQPAVFLHSVILAKTLGEDFKPEMVAGHSLGEFSALVANGTLSFEDGLKLVSQRALAMQKACEITPSTMAAVLGLADNIVEEVCASIDGIVVAANYNCPGQLVISGETSAVEKACEAMKAAGAKRALILPVGGAFHSPMMEPAREELAAAIEATTFSTPICPVYQNVTASAVSDANEIKKNLIIQLTAPVKWTQSVQQMITDGATLFTEVGPGKVLAGLINKIDKEAVTANA; this is encoded by the coding sequence ATGAAAGCATACGTATTTCCAGGTCAGGGCGCACAGTTTACAGGAATGGGCAAAGACTTATATGAATCATCGGCTTTAGCCAAAGAATTATTCGAAAAAGCTAATGAAATTTTAGGTTTTAGAATTACTGATATTATGTTCGAAGGTACTGCCGAAGAACTAAAAGAAACTAAAGTAACGCAGCCAGCAGTATTTTTACACTCAGTTATTTTAGCAAAAACTTTAGGCGAAGATTTTAAACCAGAAATGGTTGCAGGTCATTCTTTAGGGGAATTTTCAGCATTGGTTGCCAACGGAACTTTATCTTTTGAAGATGGTTTGAAATTAGTTTCTCAACGTGCTCTTGCTATGCAAAAAGCCTGTGAAATTACTCCGTCTACAATGGCTGCCGTTTTAGGTTTAGCTGATAATATTGTAGAAGAAGTTTGCGCTTCTATTGACGGAATTGTGGTTGCTGCAAATTACAACTGCCCAGGACAATTGGTAATTTCAGGAGAAACTTCAGCAGTTGAAAAAGCTTGTGAAGCAATGAAAGCTGCGGGAGCAAAACGTGCTTTAATTTTACCTGTTGGAGGTGCATTTCACTCACCTATGATGGAACCTGCAAGAGAAGAATTAGCTGCAGCAATCGAAGCAACTACATTCTCTACTCCTATTTGCCCAGTGTACCAAAACGTAACTGCAAGTGCAGTTTCTGATGCAAACGAAATCAAAAAGAACTTAATCATCCAATTGACTGCTCCTGTAAAATGGACTCAATCTGTGCAACAAATGATCACTGACGGCGCTACTTTATTTACCGAAGTTGGCCCAGGAAAAGTGTTAGCTGGTTTGATTAATAAAATAGACAAAGAAGCGGTTACGGCGAATGCTTAA